One window of the Natronomonas marina genome contains the following:
- a CDS encoding 30S ribosomal protein S13, with amino-acid sequence MSAEEPTADEEDEDIQYFVRIGQTDLDGTKSVERALTDMNGIGRRVARIIADRADIDRRELLGGLDEDDIDELVDLVEGYADEVPEWLTNHQKDFFDGETTHEIGNDLEMTRRQDINRMKMIDSYKGVRHKRGQKVRGQRTKSTGRTEGTIGVNVEAIKEEMDEEEGGDEE; translated from the coding sequence GGCGGACGAGGAAGACGAGGACATTCAGTACTTCGTCCGTATCGGACAGACCGACCTCGACGGGACGAAGAGCGTCGAGCGGGCGCTGACCGACATGAACGGCATCGGTCGGCGCGTCGCTCGCATCATCGCGGACAGAGCGGACATCGACCGCCGGGAACTGCTCGGCGGTCTCGACGAGGACGACATCGACGAACTCGTCGACCTCGTGGAGGGGTACGCCGACGAGGTCCCCGAGTGGCTCACCAACCACCAGAAGGACTTCTTCGACGGCGAGACCACCCACGAGATCGGCAACGACCTCGAGATGACCCGCCGGCAGGACATCAACCGCATGAAGATGATAGACTCCTACAAGGGGGTCCGTCACAAGCGCGGCCAGAAGGTCCGCGGTCAGCGGACCAAGTCCACCGGCCGGACCGAGGGCACCATCGGCGTCAACGTCGAAGCCATCAAAGAGGAGATGGACGAGGAAGAGGGAGGTGACGAGGAGTAA